A DNA window from Paralichthys olivaceus isolate ysfri-2021 chromosome 3, ASM2471397v2, whole genome shotgun sequence contains the following coding sequences:
- the LOC109625265 gene encoding retinoschisin, which yields MKRKMEVTARAAVLFLLLISQALRTVHSQEEEEVVQEEELQEEDQQVIETWTSNVKSCTCDCESADSPTLTPRVIQPVPPTSLPPPPQGHPLNCMPECPYHRPLGFESGSVTLDQISCSSQDQYTGWYSSWIPDKARLNNQGFGCAWLSKFNDQYQWIQIDLQNVGVVSGILTQGRCDADEWITKYSIQYRTVDTLNWIYYKDQTGNNRVFYGNADRSSTVQNLLRPPIVARYIRLLPLGWHTRIAMRMELLMCMNKCT from the exons atgaagaggaagatggaggttACTGCTCGTGCTGCTGTGCTGTTCCTCCTGCTCATATCTCAGG CCCTAAGAACTGTTCACTCACAGGAG gaggaggaggttgtccaggaggaggagctgcaggaggaggaccAGCAGGTGATCGAAACATGGACGAGCAACGTCAAGTCCTGCACCTGTGACTGTGAGTCTGCTGACTCACCCACACTCACCCCCAGGGTCATCCAACCTGTGCCGCCCACGTCCCTGCCACCGCCACCTCAGGGCCACCCACTGAACTGCATGCCAG AATGCCCCTACCACAGACCTCTGGGATTTGAATCTGGATCTGTAACATTAGACCAGATCAGCTGCTCCAGTCAGGACCAGTACACCGGCTGGTACTCCTCCTGGATCCCCGACAAGGCCCGCCTGAACAACCAAGGCTTTGG GTGTGCGTGGCTGTCAAAGTTCAATGACCAGTACCAGTGGATCCAGATTGATCTGCAGAATGTGGGGGTGGTGTCTGGTATCCTCACCCAGGGCCGCTGCGACGCTGATGAGTGGATTACTAAATACAGCATCCAGTATCGCACAGTGGACACTCTGAACTGGATCTATTACAAAGACCAGACGGGAAACAACAGG GTTTTCTATGGGAATGCTGACCGATCCTCCACCGTGCAGAACCTGCTGCGTCCACCCATCGTGGCCCGCTACATCCGCCTGCTGCCACTGGGCTGGCACACCCGCATCGCCATGAGGATGGAGCTGTTGATGTGCATGAACAAGTGCACCTGA